In Monodelphis domestica isolate mMonDom1 chromosome 4, mMonDom1.pri, whole genome shotgun sequence, one DNA window encodes the following:
- the LOC100619140 gene encoding zinc finger protein 420-like isoform X4 yields the protein MPGSWLHPSLGTSPCVVPVQAWKLLRGSITFKDVAVDFTQEEWCLLDPFQKELNREVMLENVQNLLSVEAETNFEVKEMSTKLSLFVEGSGPPRGKNKDPCDFILREICDAKIKVNKNPKSDCEFDEDPEKYNQHSVLNQYVKLTSENYCCRFSEYTKCFPEKLGFNQSHEKRPEMPIYQDNLGQIVYGSSLDLTKHPKSKHVEILSMSNKDGRPFSQNSEFGSYEIIHSGERHYQRKEYGKGFTQRVHLVRHQRIHTGEKSYECSQCGKTFKHRVNLTIHQRIHTGEKPYKCTQCGKAFTQRGHLAKHQRIHTGEKPYECTHCGKTFKLRSNLAKHQRIHTGEKLYECTQCGNAFTKRSTLAAHQRIHTGEKPYECTYCGKAFTQRSTLAAHQRIHTGQKPYKCTQCGKAFTQRITLVTHQRIHTVKKPYECTQCGKAFTESGSLAAHQRNHIGKKPYECTQCGKAFTESSSLARHQKIHSGEKPYECTQCGKAFTRRDHLCKHQRIHSGQKPYECTQCGKAFTDNGSLAAHQKIHSGEKPYECRQCGKAFKQRSHLAKHQGIHTGEKPYECTQCGKAFKQRSNLAKHQRIHTGERPYECTQCGKAFTENGSLVAHQKIHSGEKPYECTQCGKAFKQRSHLAKHQGIHTGEKPYECTQCGKAFKHRVSLTIHQRIHTGEKPYECTQCGKAFKQRGNLVAHQRIHTGEKPYECTQCGKAFTRRDHLVIHKRIHTGEKPYECTQCGKPFTHSISLAAHQRIHSGEKPYECTQCGKAFKHRVSLTIHQRIHTGEKPYECTQCGKAFKQRGNLVAHQRIHTGEKPYECTQCGKAFSRRDHLVIHKRIHTGEKPYECNQIGEPFS from the coding sequence aagcaGAGACTAATTTTGAAGTGAAGGAGATGTCTACAAAGCTGAGCCTTTTTGTGGAAGGATCTGGCCCTCCAAGAGGCAAGAATAAGGATCCCTGTGACTTCATTTTGAGGGAAATCTGTGATGCTAAAATCaaggtaaataaaaatccaaagagtGACTGTGAATTTGATGAAGATCCAGAAAAATACAACCAACATTCAGTCCTAAATCAGTATGTGAAATTGACCTCAGAAAATTACTGTTGTCGGTTCAGTGAATATACCAAATGCTTTCCTGAAAAATTAGGATTTAATCAGTCACATGAGAAGCGACCAGAAATGCCCATATATCAAGATAACCTAGGGCAAATTGTCTATGGCTCAAGTTTAGATCTCACAAAACATCCAAAAAGTAAACATGTAGAAATACTTTCTATGAGTAATAAAGATGGGAGACCTTTCAGTCAGAACTCTGAGTTTGGTTCCTATGAAATAATCCACTCAGGAGAGAGACATTATCAACGTAAAGAATATGGAAAAGGCTTCACACAGAGGGTTCATCTtgttagacatcagagaatccacactggagagaaatcttatgaatgttcacagtgtggaaagactttcaaacaCAGGGTGAATCTTACTATACATCAGAggattcacactggggagaaaccttataaatgtacacagtgtggaaaggctttcacacagaggggtcatcttgctaagcatcagagaatacacactggagagaaaccttatgaatgtacacactgtggaaagactttcaaacTGAGGAGTAATCTTGctaagcatcagagaatccacactggagagaaactttatgaatgtacacagtgtggaaatGCTTTCACAAAGAGGAGCAcacttgctgcacatcagagaatccatactggagaaaaaccttatgaatgtacatattgtggaaaggctttcacacagaggagcacacttgctgcacatcagagaatccacactggacagaaaccttataaatgtacacagtgtggaaaggctttcacacagaggatCACACTTgttacacatcagagaatccacacggtaaagaaaccttatgaatgtacacagtgtggaaaggctttcacagagagtggctctcttgctgcacatcagagaaacCACATTGgaaagaaaccttatgaatgtacacagtgtggaaaagctttcacagAGAGTAGCTCTCTTGCTAGGCATCAGAaaatccactctggagagaaaccttatgaatgtacacagtgtggaaaggcttttacacggAGGGACCATCTTtgtaaacatcagagaattcactcTGGacagaaaccttatgaatgtacacagtgtggaaaggctttcacagataATGGctctcttgctgcacatcagaaaatccactctggagagaaaccttatgaatgtagacagtgtggaaaggctttcaaacaGAGGAGTCATCTTGCTAAGCATCAgggaatccacactggagagaaaccttatgaatgtacacagtgtggaaaggctttcaaacaGAGGAGTAATCTTGctaagcatcagagaatccacactggagagagaccttatgaatgtacacagtgtggaaaggctttcacagagaaTGGGTCTCTTGTTGCCCATCAGAaaatccactctggagagaaaccttatgaatgtacacaatgtggaaaggctttcaaacaAAGGAGTCATCTTGCTAAGCATCAgggaatccacactggagagaaaccttatgaatgtacacagtgtggaaaggctttcaaacaCAGGGTGAGTCTTACTATACATCAAaggattcacactggagagaaaccttatgaatgtacacagtgtggaaaggctttcaaacaGAGGGGTAATCTTGTTGCACATCAGAggatccacactggagaaaaaccttatgaatgtacacagtgtggaaaggctttcacacggaGGGACCATCTTGTTATACataagagaatccacactggagagaaaccttatgaatgtacacaatgTGGAAAGCCTTTCACACACAGCATcagtcttgctgcacatcagagaatccacagtggagagaaaccttatgaatgtacacagtgtggaaaggctttcaaacaCAGGGTGAGTCTTACTATACATCAGaggattcacactggagagaaaccttatgaatgtacacagtgtggaaaggctttcaaacaGAGGGGTAATCttgttgcacatcagagaatccacactggagagaaaccttatgaatgtacacaatgtggaaaggctttctcaCGGAGGGACCATCTTGTTATACataagagaatccacactggagagaaaccttatgaatgtaatcaaatTGGAGAGCCGTTCTCTTAA